A section of the Agrobacterium tumefaciens genome encodes:
- a CDS encoding thymidylate synthase, producing MKQYLDLLRHVMETGSDRGDRTGTGTRSVFGYQMRFDLSEGFPVLTTKKLHLRSIIHELLWFLKGDTNIAYLKENGVSIWDEWADENGDLGPVYGAQWRSWPAPDGRHIDQIALLIEALKTNPNSRRHIVSAWNPALVDEMALPPCHCLFQFYVADGKLSCQLYQRSADIFLGVPFNIASYALLTLMVAQVVGLKPGDFVHTLGDAHIYANHFEQARLQMTRTPKALPTMRLNPDVKDLFAFKFEDFTLENYEADSSIKAPIAV from the coding sequence ATGAAACAATATCTCGATCTTCTCCGGCATGTCATGGAAACCGGCTCCGACCGTGGAGACCGCACCGGCACGGGCACACGCTCTGTCTTCGGTTATCAGATGCGTTTCGATCTTTCGGAAGGTTTTCCGGTTCTCACCACCAAGAAGCTGCATCTGCGCTCCATCATCCATGAGCTGCTGTGGTTCCTGAAGGGCGATACAAACATCGCCTATCTCAAGGAAAACGGCGTTTCCATCTGGGATGAATGGGCCGACGAAAACGGTGATCTCGGTCCGGTCTATGGCGCGCAATGGCGCTCCTGGCCCGCACCGGACGGACGCCATATCGACCAGATCGCCCTTCTGATCGAGGCTTTGAAAACCAATCCCAATTCCCGCCGCCACATTGTTTCGGCCTGGAACCCAGCGCTGGTGGACGAGATGGCGTTGCCGCCCTGCCACTGCCTGTTCCAGTTCTATGTTGCGGATGGAAAGCTCTCCTGCCAGCTTTACCAGCGCTCGGCCGATATCTTCCTCGGCGTGCCATTCAACATCGCCTCCTATGCGCTTTTGACGCTGATGGTGGCGCAGGTGGTTGGCCTGAAACCTGGCGATTTCGTTCACACGCTCGGTGACGCGCACATCTATGCCAACCATTTCGAACAGGCGCGGCTGCAGATGACGCGCACGCCGAAAGCATTGCCGACGATGCGGCTGAACCCCGACGTGAAGGACCTTTTCGCCTTTAAGTTCGAAGACTTTACGCTGGAGAACTACGAGGCCGATTCAAGCATCAAGGCACCGATCGCAGTATGA
- the hflK gene encoding FtsH protease activity modulator HflK translates to MPWSNQNGGGGPWGGGGGGNNQGGGGGPWGQGPNRPRGGGGGGNGGPPDLEEIIRRSQDRFKNVLPGGFNGGVVAIVVLVVLVFIGIQSIYTVQPDERGVELRFGRPKDEISMPGLHFHLWPIETVEIVKVTEQQQNIGSRASSSSSSGVMLTGDQNIVNVQFSVLYTVSDPKSYLFNVDTPAETLQQVSESAMREVVGRRPAQDIFRDNRQAIAADVRGIIQSTMDGYGAGISINAVAIEDAAPPREVADAFDEVQRAEQDEDRFVQEANQYANQKLGAARGQAAQILEEANAYKSRVVNEAQGEAQRFVSIYDQYRTAPDVTRQRMFLETMEQVLKGSNKIIIDEKQGVVPYLPLNEIMRNNPGAAQQGGN, encoded by the coding sequence ATGCCCTGGAGCAATCAGAATGGCGGCGGCGGCCCTTGGGGCGGCGGCGGTGGAGGAAACAACCAGGGCGGCGGTGGCGGCCCATGGGGACAGGGGCCTAACCGGCCGCGCGGCGGTGGCGGCGGCGGCAATGGCGGCCCGCCCGATCTGGAAGAGATCATCCGGCGCAGCCAGGACCGTTTCAAGAATGTGCTGCCCGGCGGTTTCAATGGCGGCGTTGTCGCCATCGTGGTTCTTGTCGTTCTGGTTTTTATCGGCATTCAGTCCATCTACACCGTCCAGCCGGACGAGCGCGGCGTCGAGCTGCGCTTCGGCCGTCCCAAGGACGAAATCTCGATGCCGGGCCTGCATTTCCATCTCTGGCCGATCGAGACCGTGGAAATCGTCAAGGTCACGGAGCAGCAGCAGAATATCGGCTCGCGCGCGTCCTCGTCGTCATCCAGCGGCGTGATGCTGACCGGCGACCAGAACATCGTCAACGTCCAGTTCTCGGTGCTCTACACGGTCTCTGATCCGAAATCCTATCTCTTCAACGTCGACACGCCGGCTGAAACCCTGCAGCAGGTTTCCGAAAGCGCCATGCGCGAGGTCGTCGGTCGTCGTCCGGCACAGGATATCTTCCGCGATAACCGTCAGGCGATTGCGGCCGATGTGCGCGGCATCATCCAGTCCACCATGGACGGTTATGGCGCCGGCATCTCCATCAATGCCGTGGCTATTGAAGATGCGGCTCCGCCGCGTGAAGTGGCCGACGCCTTCGATGAAGTGCAGCGTGCCGAACAGGACGAAGACCGTTTCGTTCAGGAAGCCAACCAGTACGCCAACCAGAAGCTCGGTGCCGCGCGCGGTCAGGCCGCGCAGATTCTCGAAGAAGCGAACGCCTATAAGTCGCGCGTCGTTAACGAGGCACAGGGTGAAGCGCAGCGTTTTGTTTCGATCTATGACCAGTATCGCACGGCGCCTGACGTGACCCGTCAGCGCATGTTCCTCGAAACGATGGAACAGGTCCTCAAGGGCTCGAACAAGATCATCATCGATGAGAAACAGGGCGTAGTGCCTTATCTGCCTCTGAACGAGATCATGCGCAACAATCCGGGCGCAGCACAGCAGGGAGGCAACTGA
- the hflC gene encoding protease modulator HflC codes for MSNRLTAVLVGLAILLFLGYSSIFVVNERQQAIVVRFGQIQDVKTSPGLYFKLPFAFMDADRVQYVENRALRFDHDNIRVQVSGGKFYEVDAFVVYRITDARRFRQTVSGDQMSAESRLRTRLDASLRRVYGLRGFESALSDARASMMQEVRDDLRPDAESLGISIVDVRIRRTDLTQEVSQQTFERMKSERLAEAELIRARGNEEAQRRRAIADRQVVELESDARRQSEVLRGEGDAERNKVFGEAFQRDPNFFEFYRSMSAYANALNGNGTTLVLSPDSTFFRYFNNIDGAAPPAPAAPAAPAAPAPAN; via the coding sequence ATGAGCAACCGTCTTACGGCCGTTCTCGTCGGTCTCGCCATCCTGCTTTTCCTGGGTTATTCCTCGATCTTCGTGGTCAATGAGCGCCAGCAGGCCATCGTGGTCCGCTTCGGTCAGATCCAGGACGTGAAAACGTCGCCGGGCCTGTACTTCAAGCTACCTTTCGCCTTCATGGATGCCGATCGCGTCCAATATGTCGAAAACCGCGCGTTGCGTTTCGATCATGACAATATCCGCGTTCAGGTCTCCGGCGGTAAGTTCTACGAGGTCGATGCCTTCGTGGTCTATCGCATTACGGATGCGCGCCGCTTCCGCCAGACGGTGTCGGGCGACCAGATGTCGGCGGAATCGCGCCTGCGCACCCGCCTCGACGCCTCGCTGCGCCGGGTCTACGGTTTGCGCGGCTTTGAATCGGCGCTGTCGGATGCACGCGCGTCGATGATGCAGGAAGTCCGCGACGATCTGCGCCCCGATGCGGAATCGCTCGGCATCAGCATTGTGGATGTCCGCATCCGCCGTACCGACCTGACGCAGGAAGTCTCGCAGCAGACCTTCGAGCGCATGAAGTCGGAACGTTTGGCCGAGGCCGAACTGATCCGCGCCCGCGGTAACGAAGAAGCGCAGCGTCGCCGCGCCATCGCCGACCGTCAGGTCGTGGAACTGGAATCCGACGCCCGTCGCCAGTCCGAAGTGCTGCGCGGTGAAGGCGATGCTGAGCGTAACAAGGTGTTCGGCGAGGCCTTCCAGCGCGATCCCAACTTCTTCGAGTTCTACCGCTCGATGTCGGCCTATGCCAACGCGCTGAACGGCAACGGCACGACACTCGTCCTGTCGCCGGATTCGACCTTCTTCCGTTACTTCAACAACATCGACGGTGCGGCCCCCCCCGCTCCGGCAGCCCCTGCCGCTCCCGCAGCGCCAGCGCCGGCGAACTGA
- a CDS encoding SspB family protein, which yields MGQDHIRYDILAQDALRGVIRKVLGEVAATGRLPGDHHFFITFLTGAPGVRISQHLKAKYAEQMTIVIQHQFWDLKVTETGFEIGLSFSDTPEKLVIPYNAIRGFYDPSVNFELEFDVPLAEEEEMEEAEITAYPVSHEAKPAAASETPKAGEEKKEGSVVSLDAFRKKQ from the coding sequence ATGGGGCAGGATCATATCCGTTACGACATTCTCGCACAGGATGCCCTTCGCGGCGTTATTCGCAAGGTTTTGGGTGAAGTGGCCGCGACGGGCCGCCTGCCCGGCGACCATCACTTTTTCATCACCTTCCTGACCGGCGCCCCGGGCGTGCGCATTTCCCAGCACCTCAAGGCAAAATACGCCGAGCAGATGACCATCGTCATCCAGCACCAGTTCTGGGACCTGAAGGTTACCGAAACCGGCTTCGAAATCGGCCTCTCCTTCTCCGACACGCCGGAAAAGCTGGTCATCCCCTACAATGCCATCAGAGGTTTTTACGACCCCTCGGTGAATTTCGAACTCGAATTCGACGTGCCCCTGGCAGAAGAGGAAGAAATGGAAGAGGCGGAAATCACTGCCTATCCCGTTTCCCATGAGGCGAAACCGGCCGCTGCTTCCGAGACGCCGAAGGCCGGCGAGGAAAAGAAGGAAGGGTCCGTCGTTTCGCTCGACGCCTTCCGCAAGAAGCAATAA
- a CDS encoding dihydrofolate reductase yields MSEPRVTIIVAVSENGVIGRDLDMPWKLSTDLKRFKAMTMGKPLIMGRKTFLSVGERPLPGRPHIIVSRNADYRPEGVDVVGSLEEALDLAKARAVERGVDEVFVAGGGEIYRQAMPFADQLSVTYVAVKLDGDTFFPEIDPAVFEKTDEIPAPAGEKDSYPVLFTTYVRRAAAK; encoded by the coding sequence ATGAGTGAGCCGCGCGTCACCATCATTGTCGCAGTCTCCGAGAACGGCGTCATCGGCCGCGATCTCGACATGCCGTGGAAGTTGTCGACCGATCTCAAGCGCTTCAAGGCGATGACGATGGGCAAGCCGCTCATCATGGGCCGCAAGACGTTTCTGTCTGTCGGCGAACGTCCATTGCCGGGCCGGCCGCATATCATCGTCAGCCGCAATGCGGATTACCGGCCGGAAGGCGTCGACGTGGTCGGCTCGCTGGAAGAAGCCCTCGATTTGGCAAAAGCCAGAGCCGTTGAACGAGGCGTCGATGAAGTTTTCGTTGCCGGTGGCGGCGAGATTTACCGTCAGGCCATGCCCTTTGCCGATCAACTTTCCGTCACCTACGTGGCGGTAAAACTCGACGGCGACACTTTTTTTCCGGAAATCGACCCCGCCGTTTTCGAGAAAACTGACGAAATCCCCGCTCCTGCAGGGGAAAAGGACAGTTATCCGGTTCTGTTTACCACTTATGTGCGAAGGGCCGCGGCAAAGTGA
- a CDS encoding DUF4169 family protein, translated as MAADIVNLRQFRKQKVRSEKEKQAEQNRLSFGRTKAEKNLTSALNAKAEKALDQGRLDKSDENGGQD; from the coding sequence ATGGCGGCCGATATCGTCAATCTGCGCCAGTTTCGGAAACAGAAGGTCCGCAGTGAGAAGGAAAAGCAGGCGGAGCAGAACCGCCTGTCCTTCGGCCGCACCAAAGCGGAAAAAAATCTCACGTCAGCGCTGAATGCCAAAGCCGAAAAGGCGCTCGATCAGGGTCGGCTCGACAAGAGCGATGAAAACGGCGGTCAAGACTGA
- a CDS encoding FAD-binding oxidoreductase, protein MALKDVVAGKRNEEGIASALAVLKQQLGEKVQTGQAFREQHGHTTTYLTLQAPDGVVFAESADDVKAVVKACAHYKVPVIPFGTGSSLEGQVNAPSGGICIDFSRMNRIIEVNAEDLDVTVEPGVTREDLNVYLRDTGLFFPIDPGANASIGGMASTRASGTNAVRYGTMKDNVLAVTAVVANGEEIRTARRARKSSAGYDLTRLFVGAEGTLGVITSVTLRLQGIPEKIVGGVCTFDSIKTACDAVIMTIQMGVPVARIELLDEVQVRACNAYSGLNYAEKPTLFVEFHGTEETAALQSQQFAEIAAECGSVDFRWTGDAAERAKLWKARHDAYWASRALAPHLDGLSTDVCVPISRLADCVVETQRDIAENGFLAPIVGHAGDGNFHVLILFDGKDAESVAKTEAFVARLNRRAIAMDGTCTGEHGIGQGKMSFLAEEAGNALDVMRAIKTSLDPDNIFNPGKLFRLV, encoded by the coding sequence CAGCTGGGCGAGAAAGTCCAGACCGGCCAGGCGTTTCGCGAGCAGCACGGCCACACCACTACCTATTTGACCCTGCAGGCGCCAGACGGCGTCGTCTTTGCCGAGAGCGCCGATGATGTGAAGGCTGTGGTGAAGGCCTGCGCGCACTATAAGGTGCCCGTCATTCCCTTCGGGACCGGGTCTTCGCTGGAAGGGCAGGTGAATGCGCCCAGCGGCGGAATCTGCATCGATTTCAGCCGGATGAATCGTATCATTGAGGTGAATGCCGAAGATCTTGACGTGACGGTGGAGCCGGGCGTAACGCGCGAAGATCTTAATGTCTATCTGCGCGATACCGGCCTGTTCTTCCCGATCGATCCGGGCGCGAATGCCTCGATCGGTGGCATGGCTTCGACACGCGCTTCCGGCACCAATGCCGTGCGTTATGGCACGATGAAAGACAATGTGCTCGCGGTCACCGCCGTCGTTGCCAATGGCGAGGAGATCCGCACGGCGCGCCGCGCCCGCAAGTCTTCTGCCGGCTACGATCTGACACGGCTCTTTGTCGGCGCTGAAGGCACACTTGGCGTGATCACGTCCGTAACGCTGCGGTTACAGGGTATCCCGGAAAAGATCGTGGGCGGTGTCTGCACCTTCGACAGTATCAAGACTGCCTGCGACGCCGTCATCATGACGATCCAGATGGGCGTTCCGGTCGCCCGCATCGAATTGCTTGATGAGGTGCAGGTGCGCGCCTGCAACGCCTATTCCGGCCTGAACTATGCGGAGAAGCCGACGCTCTTCGTGGAGTTCCACGGCACGGAAGAGACGGCGGCGCTGCAATCGCAGCAGTTCGCCGAGATCGCAGCGGAATGCGGCAGCGTCGATTTTCGCTGGACGGGCGATGCTGCCGAGCGCGCCAAGCTCTGGAAGGCGCGTCACGATGCCTATTGGGCGTCGCGCGCGCTTGCTCCCCATCTTGATGGTCTCTCCACCGACGTTTGCGTGCCGATCTCGCGGCTGGCCGATTGCGTGGTGGAAACGCAGCGGGATATTGCCGAGAACGGCTTTCTGGCGCCGATCGTCGGCCATGCGGGTGACGGGAACTTCCATGTGCTTATTCTGTTCGATGGCAAGGATGCCGAAAGCGTCGCGAAGACGGAAGCCTTTGTCGCCCGCCTCAACCGCCGCGCGATCGCCATGGACGGCACGTGCACCGGCGAACACGGCATCGGCCAGGGCAAGATGAGTTTTCTCGCCGAAGAGGCCGGCAATGCACTGGATGTGATGCGCGCCATCAAAACGTCGCTCGATCCCGACAATATCTTCAATCCGGGCAAATTGTTCCGGCTTGTCTGA
- a CDS encoding AsmA-like C-terminal region-containing protein encodes MLGRILVFLGGLLALVLFSALLIPYFVDWTDFRRDFEDQASRILGKKVVVHGRVEARILPFPSVTLHDVRAGTDADGSPLIQVARFSMDAELAPFLSGEARIFDMRIEEPKAKIRLLKDGTLDWMRGSRAEIPARTVVLESVQIEGGQIEFIDEQSGRNRIVTGLNADMSANSLAGPWKAEGRAAVDGHPGSFSLSSSEPDYANGRMGLRLRLVPDEHPVEVDLDGAIAATAGKPAYSGSFAFTFREDQKQKQQQAGQSIFSSPRTRGSFELTNESVRISSYRMELGGSENPYVVTGEATLDTGAKPEFLLTADGQQIDVARFAPPVVQTGKTSRQPTVSVRQRIEAFAAMVARIPVPPVPGKASISLPALVSDDTTIRDIRLDVRPDGSGWQVVNAVATLPGRTQLEAKGSLTLLGGPAFNGNMLLASNQPSGLANWLSGSVDPAIRQLNAAGFSADVSLTTLNQRFDNLELAIGDASLKGALERRSDGKESNLSIDLSGNEIDLDALRALGSLALGDQVGGSVLDHRITAKFKADRFNMAGVTANKVETTFNIAGGVLSLENMTAGDIAGAEVKARGELQGSLLKYAGKGTVNLHAADMQPLFAMLQQKLPDHPFLSRLAASAPWYANSDLAVDVSVNSENGGANVAVSGTVNGSRLSAVAKMPDFLSITDDTAMSLEAVLKNQSTAILFGQAGLNPLPFDADGEGLLSLKLNGTLGSPAQTELRFSTERTHFSMNGSFSVAAGNFGEGSADVALESADIEPYLIMNAVGLPQLGGGLAVKTNAKVTVDGQKIAMSSIGGQVGGNPFSGNLAFQRAAPYPVDGDLSLRTVDLAWLGDAMYGPVIDPETGALNAKPLAMAAFPQLKASLALKAESFEAGPLGTVTGLSTRVTHDAGSLSLDDVSGTFMGGKLTGRLAMSTGEGAGIFRTKIAVTDANPEPILWANANGPVATGKVAIDLTAESTGKSVAEMLKAAGGSGEIRAGGLVVKGLNPGALAPILQAADGLQQPIDAPKVRPLVDQTLWQGEIGLGDVALPFSLNGGALHFQNLRAGIDPVTLTADASVDLAASTVNGDLDLLFNPGTETVAGAEPSVRLNYNGPLAAPALTTDVSALSNFLSLRAFEKERRRVEAMQASVLEKQRLRREVVLYRSQAAERQAAKERAEAEAKARAEEEARQKAAAEERLRQEKEQQERLQQQQQQQQQQPAPERQSAPALVVPPTEDAIRQLAPGAPAATP; translated from the coding sequence GTGCTCGGACGTATTCTGGTTTTTCTGGGCGGACTGCTGGCCTTGGTGCTGTTTTCGGCGCTGCTCATTCCCTATTTTGTCGACTGGACCGATTTCCGTCGTGATTTTGAAGACCAGGCAAGTCGTATCCTTGGCAAGAAAGTCGTCGTACACGGCCGCGTCGAGGCCCGTATCCTGCCTTTCCCGTCGGTAACGCTGCATGATGTGCGCGCCGGAACGGATGCGGATGGATCGCCGCTCATTCAGGTTGCGCGGTTCTCCATGGATGCCGAGCTTGCGCCTTTTCTTTCTGGCGAAGCGCGCATCTTCGACATGCGCATCGAAGAACCCAAGGCCAAGATAAGACTGCTGAAAGACGGTACGCTGGACTGGATGCGGGGTAGCCGTGCCGAAATCCCGGCGCGCACCGTGGTTCTCGAAAGCGTACAGATCGAAGGCGGGCAAATCGAATTCATCGATGAGCAGTCTGGCCGAAACCGTATCGTGACGGGCCTCAACGCCGATATGTCTGCAAATTCTCTCGCCGGCCCCTGGAAAGCCGAGGGGCGCGCGGCTGTCGACGGGCACCCCGGTTCCTTCTCCCTCTCCAGCAGCGAGCCGGATTATGCCAATGGCCGCATGGGTCTCAGGCTGCGCCTTGTGCCGGATGAACATCCTGTCGAGGTCGATCTCGATGGTGCGATCGCCGCAACGGCGGGAAAGCCGGCCTATAGCGGATCCTTTGCCTTCACCTTCCGCGAAGATCAGAAACAGAAGCAACAGCAAGCCGGACAATCGATCTTTTCCTCACCGCGCACCCGTGGAAGCTTCGAGCTCACCAATGAGAGCGTGCGAATTTCGAGCTACCGCATGGAGCTTGGCGGCAGCGAAAATCCTTACGTCGTGACGGGGGAGGCAACGCTTGATACCGGCGCCAAGCCGGAATTCCTGCTGACGGCCGACGGCCAGCAGATCGACGTCGCGCGCTTTGCGCCGCCTGTCGTGCAGACGGGCAAGACGTCGCGCCAGCCGACCGTATCCGTCCGTCAGCGCATCGAGGCATTTGCCGCGATGGTGGCGCGCATTCCGGTGCCGCCTGTGCCGGGGAAGGCAAGCATCAGCCTTCCAGCGCTGGTGTCCGATGACACGACAATCCGCGACATCCGGCTGGATGTTCGCCCGGATGGCAGCGGCTGGCAGGTGGTGAATGCCGTGGCGACGCTGCCGGGCAGGACGCAGCTGGAAGCGAAGGGATCGCTGACGCTGCTTGGCGGTCCGGCTTTCAACGGCAATATGCTGCTCGCCTCCAACCAGCCCTCGGGGCTGGCGAACTGGCTTTCCGGCTCAGTCGATCCGGCAATCCGCCAGCTCAACGCCGCCGGTTTCTCTGCCGATGTCTCGCTGACGACGCTCAACCAGCGTTTCGATAATCTGGAACTTGCCATCGGAGACGCATCGCTGAAGGGCGCTCTGGAGCGACGCTCGGACGGCAAGGAGTCCAATCTCTCCATCGATCTCTCGGGCAACGAAATCGATCTCGACGCGCTGAGGGCGCTCGGCAGTCTGGCGCTTGGCGATCAGGTCGGCGGTTCCGTCCTCGATCATCGCATTACCGCGAAATTCAAGGCCGACCGCTTCAATATGGCCGGCGTGACCGCCAACAAGGTCGAGACAACCTTTAATATTGCAGGAGGTGTGCTCTCGCTTGAAAACATGACGGCCGGCGATATCGCCGGTGCGGAAGTGAAGGCTAGGGGAGAGTTGCAGGGTTCGCTGCTCAAATATGCGGGAAAGGGCACGGTAAACCTGCATGCGGCGGATATGCAGCCATTGTTCGCCATGCTGCAGCAGAAGTTGCCTGACCATCCGTTCCTCAGCCGCCTGGCGGCGAGCGCGCCCTGGTATGCGAATTCGGACCTTGCCGTTGACGTTTCGGTCAACAGTGAAAATGGCGGCGCTAATGTCGCCGTTTCCGGCACCGTCAATGGCAGCCGGCTTTCAGCCGTTGCCAAGATGCCGGATTTCCTGTCGATAACAGACGATACGGCCATGTCGCTGGAAGCCGTCCTGAAGAACCAGTCGACCGCGATCCTGTTTGGTCAGGCCGGTCTCAATCCGTTGCCTTTCGATGCGGATGGGGAGGGGCTCCTGTCCCTCAAACTCAATGGCACGCTCGGCTCGCCTGCCCAGACAGAATTGCGCTTCTCTACCGAACGCACACATTTTTCGATGAACGGTTCCTTCTCCGTGGCCGCCGGCAATTTCGGTGAAGGCAGCGCGGATGTCGCGCTCGAAAGTGCTGATATCGAGCCCTATCTCATCATGAACGCCGTTGGCCTGCCGCAGCTCGGCGGTGGTCTGGCAGTGAAGACCAATGCGAAAGTCACCGTTGATGGGCAGAAGATTGCTATGTCGTCCATCGGCGGCCAGGTGGGCGGAAATCCATTCTCGGGAAATCTGGCGTTCCAACGCGCCGCGCCCTATCCCGTCGACGGTGACCTTTCCTTAAGGACGGTCGATCTCGCCTGGCTGGGAGACGCGATGTATGGCCCGGTGATCGATCCGGAGACCGGCGCGCTCAACGCCAAGCCGCTCGCCATGGCCGCGTTCCCGCAGCTCAAGGCGTCGCTGGCGCTGAAAGCGGAGAGCTTCGAGGCCGGTCCATTGGGCACCGTGACGGGTCTTTCGACGAGGGTCACGCATGATGCCGGCTCACTCTCGCTCGATGATGTCAGCGGCACCTTTATGGGCGGCAAGCTCACGGGTCGCCTTGCCATGTCGACCGGCGAGGGGGCAGGAATTTTCCGCACCAAGATTGCGGTGACCGATGCAAACCCGGAGCCCATCCTGTGGGCCAATGCCAACGGCCCGGTTGCGACGGGCAAGGTCGCTATCGACCTGACGGCGGAATCGACGGGTAAAAGTGTTGCTGAAATGCTCAAGGCAGCGGGTGGCTCTGGTGAAATCCGGGCGGGCGGGCTTGTCGTCAAGGGTCTCAACCCCGGCGCTCTTGCCCCGATCCTGCAGGCAGCGGACGGCTTGCAGCAGCCGATCGACGCGCCGAAGGTGCGTCCGCTGGTGGATCAGACGCTGTGGCAGGGCGAAATCGGACTTGGGGATGTGGCGTTGCCATTCTCGTTGAACGGCGGTGCGCTTCATTTCCAGAACCTGCGCGCTGGCATCGATCCCGTCACGCTGACGGCCGATGCGAGCGTCGATCTGGCGGCTTCCACTGTGAACGGTGACCTCGATCTCCTGTTCAATCCCGGCACCGAAACGGTCGCAGGGGCCGAGCCTTCGGTGCGTCTCAACTATAACGGCCCGCTTGCCGCTCCGGCTTTGACGACGGATGTGTCCGCGCTCAGCAATTTCCTCTCGCTGCGAGCGTTCGAAAAGGAACGTCGCCGGGTGGAGGCCATGCAGGCGAGCGTTCTTGAAAAGCAGCGGCTGCGCCGCGAAGTCGTACTCTACCGCTCGCAGGCGGCAGAACGGCAGGCCGCAAAGGAGCGGGCGGAGGCGGAAGCCAAGGCGCGGGCGGAAGAGGAAGCCCGCCAGAAGGCGGCAGCCGAAGAGCGCCTGCGCCAGGAAAAGGAACAGCAGGAGCGGCTGCAACAGCAACAGCAGCAACAGCAGCAACAGCCGGCACCGGAGCGACAATCCGCCCCGGCCCTCGTCGTACCACCGACAGAAGACGCGATACGGCAACTCGCGCCGGGAGCACCGGCTGCGACGCCATAA
- a CDS encoding ribbon-helix-helix domain-containing protein has product MIRKHSATLHGHRTSISLEDAFWDELKIIAEKRKISFAALLAEIDDNRAADSNLSSSLRVYVLNWLKTR; this is encoded by the coding sequence ATGATCCGCAAGCACTCCGCGACGTTGCATGGCCATCGCACCAGCATTTCACTCGAAGATGCCTTCTGGGACGAGCTGAAAATCATCGCGGAAAAGCGCAAGATCAGTTTTGCGGCCCTACTTGCCGAAATCGACGACAATCGCGCCGCCGACAGCAATCTGTCGTCGTCGCTCAGGGTTTACGTGCTGAACTGGCTGAAAACCCGTTGA
- a CDS encoding DUF2853 family protein: MTDYLADVKKYDAAADEAIVGKIVKHLGIALRNRDSSLVSASDPEELARVKASWCVKKLGVTDDSADKAIAAAAKAMAADRSKSRVTFYYLVAKELDKLQSL; encoded by the coding sequence ATGACTGACTATCTCGCAGATGTGAAAAAATACGATGCCGCAGCCGATGAAGCGATTGTCGGCAAGATCGTCAAACATCTCGGTATTGCCCTGCGTAACCGGGATTCCTCACTGGTGTCCGCCTCCGATCCAGAAGAACTTGCGCGCGTCAAGGCGAGCTGGTGCGTCAAGAAGCTTGGTGTGACCGATGACAGCGCTGACAAGGCCATTGCCGCTGCTGCCAAAGCCATGGCGGCGGATCGGTCCAAGTCGCGTGTGACTTTCTATTATCTGGTGGCCAAGGAACTCGACAAGCTGCAGTCGCTCTGA